GATCGCAAGTCCTTAATTTTAGTggaacaattatatattaaatcattAATAGGGTTTTGCATAATTGCTTTTTAGACCAtaaaaagtttatgtttttacAATAAGCATTGCATCAAGCTTGCGCAAGGCGGGGATGTTCATGTGTAGATCAGTTCGTTGCCGTGTCACCATTATCTGTCATatcataaaacataaacacttcaggatatggggagagagagagagagagagagagagagagatattatTACCTCCATATTGACTCCGTCCTTGGATTTTTGTTGGGAAGGAACAAATTCAACAATGTAATCGGTGACACAAAGAAGCCAATCGATTTCTTTTCTCCaccttgtttttctttctgcAGACATTGGCTCTAGACGCGATTGTTCACCAAAAACAGAAGCTGCGTTGCATTGCAATAGAAAATCAAGGGAAACTTAAATTGCAATTGATATTTACTTGAGTCTATTTTTTTCCAAGTTCTTTTTCTTGCTTTCGGAAAGGAAGCAAGAAATACTAGCTTATCCtcctaattatataaaatccttgctttttttttttttttttttaccgtaaGTGTgtaccaaaaattaaaagatgggTTTTCTTCCTTAAGCATTAAAGCTTCTAAATCAATCAACACCTGTGGATGCAAAAAAGGGTAGATCTCAACAATACCAGCAAGGTTCGTAATGGCATTAGACAAAGCCAAGGCTGATGAAACACCCTTTCCTCCACCAGACATATCCTCACCCAACAGCAATTTAGCAAACCTCTCTTTCATCAGTTCCATATCTAAATCAaacataaacaagaaaaaatagactCAACTTTATTATTGGTTAGCAAAGTTCATTCTAATCATTTAGAATCATCAAGGATTCAAGATATATGCATGATTGATGTAATCGGTACGGTAAACCCAATGCATTAAAATCATCAGCACATAGTTTCACATCTGAGCCTATTTTACCTTTGAGGTATAGGGACAAAGaaattaacaaaacttttacagCAACTTATTGTTAATGAAGAATGATTGAAATGAATGTTTGCGTTGGAAAAACTAAAAGGCGACTTGCCAGAGGGTTGCTTGTCTTTGGCTGCAGCTGCGTCTTTGCTCAACCTCGGTGCAAAACCATTTCTTTGTCTGTCCAATGGCTGATCCGACTCTTTACAGAACATTGTCGTGCTATCATCATCGGCAGGGTCTAAGGAAGAACCACCATCAAAGCTCATTCTCTTTCCATGTCTCCCTGCACTCTCATGCATCCCTCTAAACTTTAACACTCTGGACCTGTAATTTTCTTGCTCTTCTTCGATTGCCCGAACCATTTTTAGTTTTCTCAGGAAAGCTTTTGCAGAATGAACAAGGTAGAACACATGCGATTTGTTCGACCCGTCGGAAGGAGTTGGAGAGGAAGCTATTTTGTCTAGTATTTTTGTTACGAGAGTGAGAGGGAGATGGAAAAAGAAGGGAGAAAGCCTAACTCCCAAATGAAATGATTGAGGAaagatgttattttttttttctttttttgttaggAATTAGTGTTTTTTTGACAAAACTTGATCTTGATTTGTTCGATGGATGTGTGttagtttttccttttctcagTTTAGGGAGCCAGAACGTGGGGTGCATGTTTATGCAGAAATGGAGGTCATGTGTTAGAgccatttttgtttattttttttgttatcagTGAATTGGATGGTTGAGGTTTTTAAGTGAAGGTCAAAGGAAAACCATAATCCAAGGAAAGACAGACAGGCTTGCTGaccacatctctctctctctctctcgaaatGGAAGGTTGATATGTGTCAAAAGGCGGCTCAAGACACGTAAACCTTGCGTCTGTGTCCAGGACTCCAGACAACTTTGTATtagatctgtttttttttttttttaatttgtatttctGTTAATAATTATGTTCAGCCTGCATGATGTCTCGATAACTTTGTTTAGGTTGTTATGAACTCGTTACATTGAAGAATGTTTAAAGCCATAACAACTGATTATTTAGTTGGAAAAATCAGTTGGTTGTAACAACAAAAATGAAGTTTGAGATTTATAATATTACagaaaaaaagtgttttatgCTATGATCTATTGGTGGAATTAAGCAGACTATCAGCAgcaataaacaaaaaaacaaacacatgcTGCATGAAAGCTACAGATGAATCTGTTTTTCTTTCGAAGATGATATGAAGGCATCCATCCCTATCAAATCTTGAACTTCCCACATGATAGAAAGACAATTCATTTGCTATtctaaatccaaaaaataaaaattacttttagtaCTCGAAAATCACCCACTTTGCtgctatttttcaaaaacattcacattttgatgaaaaaatcaTCAGTCATACAATGATTAATCTATCGTATCAAATCACgataattttttctattagttttttttctctttaacatTGGGCCAGTGCTTATTAGAAATGATCTACATCAGCTTTTGGTTGTAATATTACAGTCTAATTTTTGAACTATCCAAAAATAGCTTCAGACAGCTTTCCCTCATGAAAAATGAATGAGAGCTAAGTCATTAGcttcatgtcttttttttttcccttttttatattgtattagCTGATTTGAGATAATTGTTGGGATCTTCCATCATTTTGAATCTTGTATCttataactcatatatatatatatatatatatatatatatatattatgtttgcttagaaaaaaaaaaatgcaaatggaGCTAGATGAAAACAAGCCTACATGATACTATGGGAAAATGCTAGGTTGCCCCTGGTGTTGCCTCTGAATTTGACTACTCatctattttgattttttttaatgattaaaaaagttattactaataaatttatgtattttaaaaaatatatttaaaaatatttaaaagaaaaaaaaaatacaattgtaaTATGGGCACAAAGCGGTAGATGCTGGGCGGAGTAGCATGATCCATATAACATGAGTGATccatcaaaatttttaaaaggaaaagcaccaaacgaaaagaaaaagggatcGAAAGACTGGCATGGTTTGTTTTTACGAATAATTTCATCAcatctaaataattataaattttttaaatttttatataaaataaataataagagtgtaaaaaaaattgaataactGACTCGACCGTCTGATCCGATCTGTAAGTGGTGCGGTATGATATTGGTTGTTAAGAATCGAAACCAATCTTAAATATGTGCCATTTTAAATCAAAATGAaccggtatatatatttataattttttatattatattatatattatttactaaattgttaattaatacataattttaatCATATTGTTCAactctattaattttataatataaaattaatataacataaaaatttaatcttaaacataagcATTGTTAATATAAACTtgcttttgatatatatatataatgataaatacatttttggcataataaattataatatatttattctttttgtaaatacatttttaaacatttaatcatatatattcatataaaaagtttataatttacatagattataattaaatttaatattatactaatatgtattaattattataaaataatatatttatactataatataaataaactaaaagtttagtatatataaacatcatattattactaacataaataattcgtaaaaccaaaaaaattagaCTGGATTAGTTCAGACCGAAATCGAAAAAATCAATAGTTCTAGTTTCGAGAGTAAATCAGTTCGGTTTCacttcttaaattttcaaaactgattagattataaaaaataacaaaatcgaACTAAATCAGACCAATTATACtcctaataaataatttaatttttttaaatcacaaaataaaaaaataaaaaaatattatattctaataatattatattttattttaaactttaatttgATCGCATCTCTCTAAACAAACTATGCCCGGCCTGAAGGTGGCAAAAAGCGTTTCATCCCATTTCCCGCGCGTTTGGTCAGAACGATCCACTATCAAGCGGCAAGCCAAATCTCTTCTAACGGTAAGGTCTTCTCCAGACCCAGGGTCCCAGAGCTTCTCTATAATCTTTCATGTCCTAACACAGATCTCATTCAAGAACGCACTACTAGTTTTCACCACAAATCTCAAACCCCTTGTTCGAATCTTGCGCATCACCATGCGTTCAAGAAAACCCACTCCCCGATTCCTTTATTTCACCCTCACTCTTTTTCTATTACTGGTTTTTATCATTACCATCAAGGCTTCTGAGCCCAACCCAAATGAAGACGATGAAGATTTAGAgggttttgaagaattaatggcattggatgaagaagaggatAAACGAGAACATGAAGGTTCACCCAGTGTGAGATCGTCAGAGGCTGAGGTTTTAACCAGAGCAGAGGATTGTTCTTGAGCTTAACAGTGACAACGCCAAGAGGGTCACTGACGGGAATGAATTCGTTCTGATTCTGGGTTATGCTTCTTGGTTTGCAAGGAGTGCCGAGCTTATGCCTCAGTTTGCTGAGGCTGCTACTGCACTCAAGGAATTGGGGAGTCCTCCTTTGATGGCCAAGCTCGATGCCGACCGATATCCGAAGGCGGCATTCCTTCTTGAGATCAAAGGGTTTCCCAGTCTGCTTCTGTTTGTTAATGGGACTTCTCAAGTGTACAATGGTGGATTTTCAGCGTAAGCACGCTATTTTCTTTGTCAAATTGACAAAGTTTCGTTTTCCATTCTGATATCTGAATATATTATTCGTAATTTCGTCTTGCTTAGGATCGTAAGTTGTTAACCATGGTTataactctcttttttttccttcatatcGTGTtgacttaaataaaatacatttcgGTCACGATGGTTTTTTTTGTAGACTGGCAATTTATTTTGATTGACTCTCTTCATCTTGTCGAAGCgtttttatatcttaatttttCGACGTAATCGTGCAAATTTGCAGCTTAGAAGTTGTACTTAGAGAACTGTTTAGTTTTGCGTGAAAATCTTACGCAAAAAGTTTACCTGCTTAATGTAATCCGTcggatttattttacaataaaaagagaTTTACAATCTTATTAATCACGATAAATTACGTTAGTTTGTAAACTTTCTTGGGTAAGATTTCTGTGTAGACCAGTCACGTCTCTTATATTTAATGCGATTGTGGATTAACTATTATACAGGGAGGAAATAGTGATCTGGACAAGGAAAAAAACTGGTGTACCTGTCATTACGATAAAAGCTCAGTGTCAGAGGCACAAGAATTTCTCAAAAACTACCATACGTTTGTTGCTGGTCTCTTTGAGAAGTTTGAGGTATTTATATTGGAATCGTTTCAGTAATTTTAAATCGTTTCAGTGTCAATTGTACATTGTGgctttataattatattcacTTGTCACttgcttttcttttgaaatttctcCTACACCCACTGGTGTTCTTTTGACATTGTTACTTTTTAAAATGCTTGAAACTTTTGGAGTGAATTAACTGTTATTAATGCTGCACTTTTACTTTTAAGTGGCATTATACGAATTAGAAATTTGTCGGTCCTTTGGTCTACTTCAACTTAGGTGATAGTATATCTATTTTACTGTTAGTGCCTATTAGTGGTGACACTCATCTTTCAATTATTCCAAAGCGATAAATGTTTCTTGAGTGGGCCACATTTATTCCAAAGATAAACCCCTATGCGTTGGTTTTCCATGTGTCACTGAAAATTACGAGTGGATCACAACTTATTgatataaattatatcatataatgaCTAATGAGTGATTACTTTTTGCAAAACTGCAGGAGGGGCCTTCAAAATAGACCAAATATTACAGTTTTTGGAGTAGTTTAACAAGTTCCCATTAGTTTCTAAACTGACAGCTAAATTCTGCCAGAGTTTACTCCAGCCCCATCAAACTTCAGGTGGCTGATACTTCCTCTGCTATACTtgctctttcttcttcatttcttcctaTGTAGAATCATATGAAGTTGATAACTGAGTTGGTGAAAAGTGCGTTGTATGAGGCTGGGAACTCGTTCACTCAGTGCTTCAATTAATGTCACCTCTACCTTTTGGTGACTGGCACTTACTTTTTTGGATATGAAGCTGTTTACTGAATGCGGATGATATCATCTCAGGGTACCCCCCCAACTCGCCCCCGCACCCCTGGAAAAAGGTAACTTCTCCTGAAGTAGTGTCACCTCTCTAAAGATTTTGGAAACTGTGACgacaaaaaaaatgttaaactcttcctttcttcttcctatGTTTTTATGTTAAACTGTGACGACAAAAAAAATGCGGATGATTAAACCCTTTGTTTCTATGTTAGTGATAAGAAACCTCACAAACTTTGCTTGAGTGGAGAGAGGAAGTAAAAGCTCTTTATATGAGTGATGaagtacctataaaaaaaaaaaaaaggagtgaTGAAGTAACCTTGGCCATTAAGAGTAATAATTTATTGAGTctttaacttcttataaaattcaataatgtTTATGAATCCATTGTTACAAAAGTAAAAAGACATGAggtcataaaattaaaaaatacacgcATTAGGAATACTAAAAGACTACTTTAAATGTAAATTACTAACTTAATTAGCTATATTATCTTTCATTGGAGAAATTTAACTTACtgtcttatattatttaatttataatggaAAGTGGATGACGGGGCTTCATAGGAACAATGTTCCATGTTTCCAAAATGATAGATTCTAGTGCTTTAGTACACACATTTGCCTAGCATTGGATAATAAGACTGCATGGAAGCTACTTTTAATAATATAGGAAATCACTTCCCCACATTATTGACAAGAATTCGTTATATGTACATGGTAATATTCTGGTGCTCCCTATATGATTGTGCCAAGCATTTTCTTGGTAGCAGAATCCCAGCACACTTGCTGTAATTACTTTAGCAGCTAGGGTTTCAGAATTTCTCTAGAGAAGGAGATTAATAAACTCTATCTCTAAAAGACCTTATATTCTCTTCTGGGAACAGGTATACACGCCATGGTGCATCAACTGTGAAACCACTAGCAAGCATGTTGAAAAGTTGGCTAAGCACTTCAAAGGTTTGGATAATCTCGTATTTTCAAGGATAGATGCTTCTGCTAATGAACACCCAAAACTGCAGGTGAGTGTTATTATCATTGCAATTATGCTATGACAATTTGGACTATTTAGTATTTTCAAAGTTACAACTTTGATCAAGTTTATTCAAATGCTGTAAAAGACAGAAGAAATCTATTTGAAATGGCTggagaaaaaggaaatgttAGAAGTTCcttttatttaagtttattgTGGTATATGGATGCCCTGTAATGGGTTATGCCTGTTGCTTTTCCGATGAACTCATGATCGTTTCTTCATGTTATTGTGTTTTACTCTGCTTTTAGTTCTATTCATGTACAGTTTGATATCTAAATGCTGAAGGCGCTTGCTTGAGcctatcatattttttttttttttgttattttaaattcCATTGATCTTAGtggaattgaaatttgaaacaaccccatgattttcttttttgatacaTTTTGGGGAGGGAGGTTTCGAACTCCAGACCTCCATTATAGAGGTTGGGGGTTATGCCAATCAGGCCATAGACCTTTGGCAAAACAACCCCATGATTAATGTAGAAACTTCCCCtgcaaaaatgtatttttcatcttaatattGGAATGAAAAGGGGGCTGTGTTCCCTAGTAATTTAGAATCGCTTGAATTTTATTAAGGAGACATTTGTTTGGTCTTCCATCCATTGAAGTTGTGAGATATGGAGTAACGCTGAAGTGATGATGCTGATGGGGTTATGCCTTTGTTATTGTCTGATATTATTGCAGGTAGACGACTTTCCAACGCTATTCTTTTACACTTCAAAAGATATCCGGTAATTATTTCATAATCTACcggtatttttatatttatactcATCAGTATGCTAGCCGATTGGTGGAACTTGGAAGTAATCTATTGTGCATGCAGATCAAGCTATCTACAAAATCCAGTTTGAAGGATTTAGCGGCATCTATCAACAAACATTTGAGAGCCCAAGATCATGTCATGAAAGAtgaattatagtaaaatatagTGAAGTAAATATACcaaaatctcaactcatcaaGAAAATGTTactgaatcttttttttttttggtaatagAATTCGGGCCCCGTCCCTGTGCCGCCGTGCATTTTCTGCTCCGAACGTTGTTTGGCTTGCTGTTGCTTCTTTATTTTCCTGGTCTTTTAGTCAATTGGGGATAAAGCGTGATACCATCACCATACACACCACGGATACCAAGAGGGCCGTCCTGGTCGCAGACAGTTTCTGAGTGCTCAGCCACTTTCCATTGCAGGTTGGTGTTAAGCTAATGAACCGCGTATGTACAACCCCGGCTAGACACGTGCCTAAACTGCTTCTTGCCGAAATCGTGGATTGTTAAGTGTAGAAAAAGCAACAATGTCATCGACTCCTTAAGAAATCCATGCCCACAGCCATTAACCAAACAACCCTGCTCATCCCTTTGCCCCATCGCCCAAAGTTATGTATGGAAACAAAGAGTTGAATGCTGATGCTTATATCATCATTCCCTTGCTTTTAGGTTCTGCATTCGTTTGACATTGattcttgtttttatttgaaagttcaAAATACAGAAATAATATGGGCAGTATGAATCAGTGATCATATGACCTTCACCAGTTGAAGTGTTTGGTATGCGTTGAGAATCCATAACCTTCACAAAGCTAAAAATGCTAATCTCTTTTGACATTAACCGTATCCACAAGCTGATCATCTCACATCCGAGGAAACATACATTTGTAGCCAAAAGTTTCCAAAAAGCTAACAAGCATCAAGAAGCTATCATTAAGGTGATCACGACACTCCTATCCAATAATGGAATTATGATTTTCAGAACTCCGCAGCAATATAGTTTATGTTTGAAAAGCATAAATTCCAACAGAAAGGGTTGCTGGATCCCAGGTGCAGGGGTGTGAACAATTTAAAAAGTTCAATGAATCTGCAGTTCACCTAATTTCAGAAACAGATCAGCTGGTGTGAAACTGTAAAGCACCATCCGTCCAACAATTCTGAAAACTTGTAAAATACAGAGCAGAAAAATGGAACTGAAATACGAGATGTTCTGTTATCAAGCTCCATTTATTACTCGTCTCTAGGTCCCAATGTGATTACTGACCATGAGAAGAATTTCAAATCTAAGTACCACCTAAAACTTGGGGACTCAGAAAGTCAGGAAAAACTATCAAGATTATGCATCATACGTGCAGATGTTTTCAAATCCCATATACGCTTTCTCCTGAATATCTTCAATCACATCTGCTATACCCACCCCACCtgttttgaaaaacaaaagtgtTTGATATTATTCATGATTAGAACAATATTATGATGGATGAACTCATGATTTCACTCTTCTAATTAAGAAAGCTGCAATAAGTATATgcacatacatttttttatgcaaatgtaTTTCAAAATGACACATACCTAGTGATATAGCACTGACAAAAATTGTGGTAGCCAGAATGAATATGATCAAAGATGCTCTCCCGAGTATAGCGATCACCTTTCTTACCACATATTGCCCTATAATGGCAGCAATTGTTGAAACAGCAACAAAGTAGAGAGCTGCAATATCAGACAAAATGAACACgtgtttgaaaataataattaaaagaagtaATCTCCTTTGGTAATCTAAATTTTCTTCATGTTGTGGTACTCTACTTACCGTAAGGAACAGGGAAACGCTTGAGAAGGTAATATTCTACGACAGACATGGAGGAGGAAAATGTCATCGCAAAGGTGGCTGTGGCACTTGACACCTGAAAGATATAGGTTCAGTAAACTCAAGTTGTGAAATCATATTGAAGTGAGAATATTATCAATtacatagaaaataaattttggttattttcaATGTCCTTTCCCAAATGTGGAATCAGAAAAGATGGATGGGGGATTGGAAGTTTATCATTTAACcaaaccccaaggggttggcccaagtggtgaaggccttggtcttggggtatcactcccttcaaggtccaaggttcaacacctcatagatacaaacaatcctttggggccatACCCCCTGATGAAAAGCcaacgatttaaccagttccgtgtagggaaacttccaaGGGTATGGTGCACTAGACTAGGGTTTACTTTGCAGAAGTgtgtccgaagggccctgccttggacaGGTTCCCCaacatcaaaaaaaaaagtttatcatTTAACCACTGAAGAAAGTCCTAGTTAGTTTCTTCATAAATAAGATGCTTTGCTTTCTTCATTGCCTGTTTTCTGGAGGCATCATATTTGGTGTATACAAACGTACTACCGAGCATGAATGTTAAGATTCTTGAAAAgcataaatatttttgagaattgAACGGAAGCACCAAATGCACCTGAGGAGGGATTCCCAGCTCCAGAAAGAGTGGACCCAAAATGAATCCTCCACCAAGACCAAGCAACCCACCAACTATACCAGCTACAATGCCACCTATACAATAAAGAACAAGCTGGTGCAGTTTATAAGTTGCGTCTGCATCTCCCTTTGATGCAATCACTCTCCGCCCTTTGTACAGGTTAAAAGCTTCATAACCAGAGACTCCAAAGGTCACAGGGATCTGAATgacaaggaaaataaataaccaCTAAGATGCTCTAGGAACAGATTTCAAGAATCTTATAATCAAGCTATCAGTGTGCCTGGTTCCAACTCCCAACCACAAGAATATATTCATTCCCAACACTGAATATAGAATGATggtaaaaacaataaaagagtTTTTTCAGTTCTTATTGAAGTTGTGGAAGGTACCTGCAATAGGTTTAGCACCCAATATAACACTGAACAAGTAGTTGTGTAATTCTGTGTCCAAGACAAGAGAAACCCATCAATGTAGCTCAATGATGCGTGAATCAAACAAAACAGTACCGGCTCTAATAAAGAACTGTAAGCATA
This window of the Juglans regia cultivar Chandler chromosome 12, Walnut 2.0, whole genome shotgun sequence genome carries:
- the LOC109012258 gene encoding sulfite exporter TauE/SafE family protein 3-like isoform X3, which encodes MIMGGAGATVFYNLKQRHPTLDLPIIDYDLALLFQPMLVLGISIGVAFNVIFADWMITVLLIITFLVTSIKAYLKGIETWKKETIVKMEAARASQSTGSGMEEVEYKPLPEGPGTGTQSETKESEKSKVSIVDNVYWKEVGFLFAVWIIILGLEIAKNYTTTCSVLYWVLNLLQIPVTFGVSGYEAFNLYKGRRVIASKGDADATYKLHQLVLYCIGGIVAGIVGGLLGLGGGFILGPLFLELGIPPQVSSATATFAMTFSSSMSVVEYYLLKRFPVPYALYFVAVSTIAAIIGQYVVRKVIAILGRASLIIFILATTIFVSAISLGGVGIADVIEDIQEKAYMGFENICTYDA